One genomic segment of Brachyhypopomus gauderio isolate BG-103 chromosome 19, BGAUD_0.2, whole genome shotgun sequence includes these proteins:
- the rbp2a gene encoding retinol-binding protein 2a: protein MPADFNGTWEMVSNKNFEELMKTWDIDFATRKIAAHLTQTKVFVQNGDVFQTKTLSTFRNYELNFTVGEEFEEHTKGLDNRVVKTLVKWDGDKLVCVQKGEKENRGWTHWIEGDLLHLEITCQDKVCHQVFKKKP from the exons ATGCCTGCCGACTTCAATGGAACATGGGAGATGGTGAGCAACAAGAACTTTGAGGAGCTCATGAAGACGTGGG ATATAGACTTTGCAACACGTAAGATTGCCGCACACCTCACGCAGACAAAGGTCTTTGTGCAAAACGGAGATGTGTTTCAGACCAAAACACTCAGTACGTTCAGAAATTATGAGCTGAACTTCACTGTTGGAGAAGAATTCGAGGAGCACACCAAAGGGCTGGACAACAGAGTggtcaag ACCCTGGTGAAGTGGGATGGAGACAAACTAGTGTGTGTGCAGAAGGGGGAGAAGGAGAACCGGGGCTGGACACACTGGATCGAGGGAGACCTTCTCCATCTG GAGATCACATGCCAGGATAAAGTCTGCCACCAGGTGTTCAAGAAGAAGCCGTAA
- the mrps22 gene encoding LOW QUALITY PROTEIN: small ribosomal subunit protein mS22 (The sequence of the model RefSeq protein was modified relative to this genomic sequence to represent the inferred CDS: substituted 2 bases at 2 genomic stop codons) has product MATLGVTRWLFRSCRGATNVGCGVRATLWGANRLVCSSPSHDSVRKAQFTDTEVQEILTTITGLNLDRVFKPVKQELKPPKYKLLTDAQLEEAMLGAKQHAKRMLEMPPDLPDRQPIEDVLAEDHILEGMDTARYVFTDITFNIPHRERFITVREPDGTLRKATWDERDRLVQVYFPKEGRRVIVPPVFKEENLKVVFEQGRYEDVLNHCVVQFEPDSPEAVYXCTGGAXCGEAESVWRSQVHALTFEHVEKEGRYEVLHSTRFFGTLVWYLVTRRRVDGLLIDMLQRDRLQDALCLVQLFNLVHPQSDSALQATREQATGLDLLKIFADSESQKAGFITLALQTYEQRITQTSS; this is encoded by the exons ATGGCGACGCTCGGAGTAACGCGGTGGTTGTTTAGATCCTGTCGTGGAGCTACAAACGTGGGTTGTGGTGTACGAGCCACTTTATGGGGTGCCAACCGATTGGTTTGTAGTTCACCATCGCACGACA GTGTCAGAAAAGCACAGTTCACCGACACTGAAGTTCAGGAGATTTTAACTACAATCACGGGATTGAACTTGGACCGAGTGTTTAAACCCGTGAAACAGGAGCTGAAACCGCCCAAATATAAACTTCTGACTGATGCACAGTTAGAGGAG GCGATGCTTGGGGCCAAGCAGCATGCCAAGCGGATGTTGGAGATGCCCCCGGACTTGCCTGACAGGCAGCCCATAGAGGACGTCCTCGCTGAAGATCACATCCTGGAAGGCATGGACACGGCCAGATACGTCTTCACCGACATCACCTTCAACATCCCTCACAGA GAGCGGTTCATCACTGTGAGGGAGCCGGACGGGACACTCAGGAAAGCGACGTGGGACGAGCGGGACCGACTGGTCCAGGTGTACTTCCCCAAAGAAGGCCGCAGGGTCATAGTGCCCCCTGTGTTTAAAGAGGAAAACCTCAAG GTTGTGTTTGAGCAGGGCAGATACGAGGACGTTCTGAACCACTGCGTCGTCCAGTTTGAACCGGATTCTCCGGAGGCAGTGTACTGATGTACCGGTGGAGCGTAATGCGGTGAAGCTGAGAGTGTGTGGCGTTCACAGGTACATGCGTTGACCTTTGAACACgtggagaaggaggggaggtATGAAGTCCTCCACTCCACACGCTTCTTCGGCACCCTCGTGTGGTACCTGGTCACTAGACGCAGAGTCGACGGTCTGCTGATAGACATGCTGCAGAGAGaccg GCTGCAGGACGCATTGTGTTTGGTGCAGCTGTTTAACTTGGTGCATCCGCAGAGTGACTCCGCCTTACAGGCCACCAGGGAACAAGCAACCGGCCTGGACCTGCTGaag ATCTTTGCTGATTCGGAGTCTCAGAAGGCTGGATTCATCACACTAGCACTGCAGACCTATGAGCAGAGAATCACACAGACCTCGTCTTAa